GGTGGATCGGGGACCTGGGCGGGGGCTCCGGCGGAGGTTCGGGCACCAACTGACCGCGGCGACTGACGTAGGCGGCTACCGACCGCAGGCGGCGCGGCGTCGGCTGGTTTGGGTATTTGTCGACATCTGGCGGGTGATTTCCGTCTCCGTGGTGAAGGTTGGCTCGCTGGGCGCGTAGTTTTGTCGACCGGGGGTCCCGGTTTTGTCGGCTGGGGGTCCGGGGGGTCGGCCCCCGGAATGACGCAGCGCGACAACACGCGTCGGTAGGAGCAGTCTTGGCACGGAAGATCGGTAGCCGGTACACCGCCAACCAGATCCTGGGGCGGGGCAGCGCCGGCACGGTGTGGCTGGGTGAGGGGCCCGAGGGGCCCGTCGCCATCAAGCTGCTGCGCGAGGATCTCGCGTCCGACCAGGAACTCGTCGGACGCTTCGTGCAGGAGCGCACGGCGCTGCTCGGCCTCGAACACCCGAACGTCGTCTCCGTACGCGACCTGGTGGTCGACGGCAACGACCTCGCGCTGGTCATGGACCTCGTCCGCGGCACGGACCTGCGCACCCGGCTCGACCGCGACCGGCGGCTCTCGCCCGAGTCGGCGGTGGCGATCGTGGCGGACATCGCGGACGGGCTGGCGGCGGCGCATGCGGCCGGGGTCGTGCACCGGGACGTGAAGCCGGAGAACGTGCTGCTCGACATGCAGGGGCCGCTGGGGCCGGGCGGCTCCCACCCGGCCCTGCTGACGGACTTCGGTGTGGCGAAACTCATCGACTCACCGCGTCGCACTCGCGCGACGAAGATCATCGGGACGCCGGACTACCTGGCGCCGGAGATCGTGGAGGGCCTGCCGCCCCGGGCGGCGGTCGACATCTACGCCCTCGCCACGGTGCTGTACGAGCTGCTGGCGGGCTTCACGCCGTTCGGTGGGGGCCACCCGGGCGCGGTGCTGCGCCGCCACGTCACGGAGTCGGTGGCGCCGCTGCCCGGGATCCCCGACGAGCTGTGGCAGCTGGTCGTGCAGTGCCTCGCGAAGGCGCCGGCCTCGCGGCTGCGGGCGTCGGAGCTGGGGGCGCGGCTGCGGGAGCTGCTGCCGCTGGTGGCCGGGATGCCGCCGCTGGACGTGGACGAGCCGGATGTGGAGCCGGCGGAGGAAGAGGCTCCGGCTGCTGAGGCGGCGGCGCCGGTGGGGGAGCGGGTTCGGCGGCGGGGGGCGGTGCCGCTGGTGCCGGGCGCGAAGCCGGCCGACTCCAACCGGGACACGCATACGTCGATGAGGGTGCCGGGGCCCGACGAGCTGGCGGGTGGTGCGCGCGGGACGGCACGGGTGCCGCGGGCGGCGGGTGCGCCGCGGCCGGGCTCCGCCCGGCATCGGGCGGTGGCTCGGCGGCGGCGGGTGGTGTTGGGGGCGGCGGCGGTGGCGCTGGTGGCTGCGGCCGGGGTGGGTACGTGGCTGGCGACCGCGGAGGACGATTCCGGGGGGACGCCCCAGGACACCAACAACTCGGCCCCGGCGACCCCGTAGTTTCCTTCGCCCCCGCCGCCCCTACCCGTCCCATCCCCCAGGGGCGCTGCCCCTTCGACCCCGCCCCTCCTGGGGGCCTGCGGCCCTCAGACCCCCGCTTCGGCCCTGAACGGGCCTCGTCCTCAAACGCCGGACGGGCTGAATGACGCGGGCCGGGCGCCGGGAAGTGGCCGTTGGTGCCGCGAGGCTTGGTCCTCAGCGGGTGGGTGGGGGCTGGGGGTGGTGTGGCTTCGTCCTTGAACGCTGGATGGGCTGGAACAGCCGATCCCCAAGGCTTTTCGAGTTCAGCCTCTTGGCCGGCCGAGTCGGGTGGTGGGTGGGCAAAGGCCCGGGGGTCCAGGGGGTGGAGCCCCCTGGTAGCTCAGTGGTGACGCCGGGTGTGTCTCGGCCGAGGGCGCTCGGGACTCGGCGCTTGGCGGAGCCGTTACGCTGGAGGCGTGGCAGTCGTCGATGTATCCGAAGAGCTCAAGTCCCTCTCCTCGACCATGGAGTCGATCGAGGCCGTTCTGGACCTCGACAAGCTGAGGGCAGATGTCGCCGTGCTCGAGGAGCAGGCGGCAGCGCCGTCCCTGTGGGACAACCCGGACGAGGCGCAGAAGATCACCAGCAAGCTGTCCCACCTCCAGGCGGAGGTGAGGAAGGCCGAGGCCCTGCGCTCGCGGATCGACGATCTCGCCGTGCTGTTCGAGATGGCCGAGGAGGAGGACGACCCGGACACCCGTGCCGAGGCCGAGTCCGAGCTCGCCGCCGTCAAGAAGGCGCTGGACGAGATGGAAGTGCGGACGCTGCTCAGCGGGGAGTACGACTCCCGTGAGGCGCTCGTGAACATCCGCGCGGAAGCCGGTGGCGTCGACGCCGCCGACTTCGCCGAGAAGCTGCAGCGGATGTACCTGCGCTGGGCGGAGCAGAAGGGCTACAAGACCGAGCTCATCGAGACGTCGTACGCCGAAGAGGCCGGCATCAAGTCGACCACCTTCGCCGTGCAGGCGCCGTACGCCTACGGCACGCTCTCCGTCGAGCAGGGCACCCACCGGCTCGTGCGCATCTCGCCCTTCGACAACCAGGGGCGGCGGCAGACTTCCTTCGCCGGTGTCGAAGTGCTCCCCGTGGTCGAGCAGACCGACCACATCGAGATCGACGAGTCCGAGCTGCGCGTGGACGTGTACCGGTCCTCGGGCCCCGGCGGCCAGGGCGTGAACACCACCGACTCCGCGGTGCGGCTCACCCACCTCCCCACCGGCATCGTCGTCTCCTGCCAGAACGAGCGGTCGCAGATCCAGAACAAGGCCACCGCGATGAACGTCCTCCAGGCCAAGCTGCTCGAGCGGCGACGCCAGGAGGAGCAGGCCAAGATGGACGCCCTGAAGGGCGACGGCGGCAACTCCTGGGGCAACCAGATGCGGTCGTACGTGGTGCACCCGTACCAGATGGTCAAGGACCTGCGCACCGAGTTCGAAGTCGGCAACCCCGAGGCCGTGTTCAACGGTGAGATCGACGGATTCCTCGAAGCCGGAATTCGCTGGCGCAAGCAGCAGGAGAAGTAACTTTGTCGACAAGGCAACTGCCGCCACCTCGGCGGCAGTTGCCTTTTCTGTGCCTGCATGTCTGGGTTTTACATCACACTCACAGACTCTAATCCCTGGCATAGCTCCCGTATTTGGACATGGCGCATGTAAACGGCCTTGACGTGTCTTTGAAAAATGGGAAGGGTAAAGCGTGGCATGCGTATCTCTGGGGCGCATGTGAACCGGGGGGCTTGAGTTCAGCACTACCCCCGTCGATCACGGCCCCCGAGCGCCGCCTCACTGACGATTCAGCTACTGGGGGTAGCAACCACATGACAAAGAAGACGCGGATCCGTATCGCGCGCCTCGCGGCCGGTGCCGTGATCGCGGCCGGTGCCTCGCTGACCGCTGCGGGTGCCGCATCTGCCGCC
Above is a window of Streptomyces sp. DT2A-34 DNA encoding:
- a CDS encoding serine/threonine-protein kinase, producing the protein MARKIGSRYTANQILGRGSAGTVWLGEGPEGPVAIKLLREDLASDQELVGRFVQERTALLGLEHPNVVSVRDLVVDGNDLALVMDLVRGTDLRTRLDRDRRLSPESAVAIVADIADGLAAAHAAGVVHRDVKPENVLLDMQGPLGPGGSHPALLTDFGVAKLIDSPRRTRATKIIGTPDYLAPEIVEGLPPRAAVDIYALATVLYELLAGFTPFGGGHPGAVLRRHVTESVAPLPGIPDELWQLVVQCLAKAPASRLRASELGARLRELLPLVAGMPPLDVDEPDVEPAEEEAPAAEAAAPVGERVRRRGAVPLVPGAKPADSNRDTHTSMRVPGPDELAGGARGTARVPRAAGAPRPGSARHRAVARRRRVVLGAAAVALVAAAGVGTWLATAEDDSGGTPQDTNNSAPATP
- the prfB gene encoding peptide chain release factor 2 is translated as MAVVDVSEELKSLSSTMESIEAVLDLDKLRADVAVLEEQAAAPSLWDNPDEAQKITSKLSHLQAEVRKAEALRSRIDDLAVLFEMAEEEDDPDTRAEAESELAAVKKALDEMEVRTLLSGEYDSREALVNIRAEAGGVDAADFAEKLQRMYLRWAEQKGYKTELIETSYAEEAGIKSTTFAVQAPYAYGTLSVEQGTHRLVRISPFDNQGRRQTSFAGVEVLPVVEQTDHIEIDESELRVDVYRSSGPGGQGVNTTDSAVRLTHLPTGIVVSCQNERSQIQNKATAMNVLQAKLLERRRQEEQAKMDALKGDGGNSWGNQMRSYVVHPYQMVKDLRTEFEVGNPEAVFNGEIDGFLEAGIRWRKQQEK